AAAAATGCACAATTTAAAATATATAGGAGAATAAAAAATGACTATGAATAAAAACAATTTAATGAAAGTTTTTAAAGTCCTTTCATTAATTTTCTTAGGAGCATTTGTTATTTCTTTTGCTGTGTGATTAATTTTCCTTATTAACCACTTAAGATTCTATTCATCAGAAATTGAATACCTTAGATTAATTGAAGATGGATATACACAAGTTTCTCAAACAGGACTTCTTATTAAAGAAATTTCATTATTAGAATCAAGATTAAACACACCAGAAATATTTGCTATTGTTTTTGCGGTTCTTACTGCAGTTTCTGTACTTGGACTTTCTTTGGTAAAACTTTTAGTCAAAGACGAAGATGTAAAATAACAATAAAATGTAGAGCGATAAGCTTTACATTTTTTATTTGATTTTTAAGGTTAAACTAGCTTATAAAATTTATGACAATTAATGTGTAAGTATTTCCATAATTTGGGGCAATATAACAGCACTCCCAACAAAAAAAAAAAACAATTATATAATGAAAAATATGAATAAAAAAATAAGAAGATTGAGAAATATTTCGCTACTTACAATTAGCTCTTTTTCTGCATTTGGAGCTTTTTCGTGTAGTCAAGGTAGTGCAAACAGCCAAATAAAATACAATTATGATAGTATGAAAAATTCACAAGTAATTTCGCTTGATATTGCAAGAACTTTAAAAGCAACTGAAGATATGCCTTACTATGAATTTTTCAAAGACACACTTAAATCAGCACAAAATGATTATCCAAGTGTTTTTCTTGCCAGAAATGCTTCGCAAGTATTTATTACCAGCTTTATGCAACTTTTAACTCAGCTGAATTTAACTAAAAAAGGCTTAGATAAATACAATGATGCAATTTATCTAATTGATGAAAAAGTATTTGATTATGCAAATACAAACAATTCAAGATTCAATTTTGATTATTTATTTAACAAATTTGGTGATGTTTTTGGAGAAAACAAAGCTTTAAATCTTGAAAATGGCGAAATTGGAATTTTAGGTAACACAAAATTTGTTTCAAGCAGCAACACTTCTTATAGCATTTTTCCTAGAACTCTTAATGAACTTGTTAGATACTTAGCTCCATATTTAGCTCAAGGAGTTAAATTATTTGATTTTTATATTCCAGATATTTCATTTGTTGGTATGAATGATAATGTAAGAAATTGAATTATTAAGCACGCTAACAAAATTACACTTTTAAGCGACGGTAATGCTCAACCATATAAATTTATTCGTGATAATTACATTAAATGAGCTAAAAACCAGAAAGTTCATTACACTAAAGAGCAGCTTCTTGATTATTGAAATAAACATAAAGCTAGCCCTGGTGTTCAGCTAGATATCAATTATCATTTCTTTTACACTTTAGAGGAAAAAATTAAGATTTTCAACCTAAATAATTCATATATTGAACCTTTTAATGAGGAATTAAGAAATCGTGGTCTTGACTGAGCTCAGTTAAAAATCCATCAATACCCTTTAAATCCAAATACAATTAATGAATATTTAAACTTACCAAATAATAATATTGTTGAGGATTACTTAAAATTAAATAACCTTTATCAAAAATCTTTTTTAGATTTTGTAATTCAAGGAAAAGAAGTTTATGACCCTAATAAAAAGAATTTAATTTTTATGGGTTCATCACTTTTTAGAAAAAATGAAAAAACTGGTGAGTGAAGATTTGCAACTCAAGAATATGCTCTTAATGAAATTAAGTCATTTTTTGCAAAAATAGAAGAACTTTATCCAGTATCTGAATACAACTATTTTTTTAAATTGCACCCAGTGTATGACGAAAATGAATCAAAAGAATATATTAATTTCTTACTTGGTGATTTAGCAAATAAAGCAATTCTTTTAAATTCAAGCATAGCTTGAGAGAATATGCTTACAGTTGATTATGAGCAAATTAAAAATAATAAATCAATTTTATTTACTGAAAATGGAGAATCAAAAACTCACCTTTATGGTATTCAAGGAACAACAACTGTTATTCTTTCAACAATAACTTTCTTAAAAGAAGCTTTAAAATGAAACGATGAACAGGTGAAAAATTTTGTGGATATTAAAAACTTCCCACTTTCTAACACCTTTGATATTGTTAAGCGTGATATTCATTATGCTACACCTGATGAAGCAAAAATTGCAAACACTAAACAGATGAATAGTGTCTATGAATTTTTTGTTGCATCAGGCTCATTCCCAGCTCCTAAAGAATGAATTGATATGAGAGAATTTTTAACTAGAACCAAATAATTCTTATTTATGTACATAAATAAAATAAGCTAAAACACACAGCAATAATTGTGAATTTCATTCCAATTTTGCTGTGTGTTTTTATTATTAATAATAAGGGTTATTTTTTAAGAAAATTAAGCAATTTTAAGGCACCAAAAAGTTGATTTTTTCTATGGAAAATTTCCACATTTAGAAAAAAATAAATTTTATTTATTAATAAGGCATATTTTATATTGTAAAATTTTGGTAGAGAGTGGGAGGAAGTGGTATGTTTGGTAGACACAATAGAAATCTTGACGATAAATACCGTGTTGTATTGCCATCACCATTTAAAGAAGAATTAGGCGAAAAATTTTATTTAACAATCGGATTAGATAAAAACGTCGAAATCAGAAGTCAAGATGTGTTTAATCAATACATTAACATTTTAAATGGTAAATCCGAATTTGACAAAAACGTCAGAATCTTAAAAAGATTTATTTTGGGGAATACTTTCGAAATCGAACTTGATAAACAAGGGAGAATTTCATTACCTAAACACATTATTGACTCGTTAGCTCTCAAAAAAGAAGTTGTCTTTATCGGGACAGGTTCAATAGTTGAACTTTGATCAAAAGAAGTTCTTGAAGAACACGAATCCTCAATCTCAAATGATGAATTATCTAATATAGCACAATTGCTATCTCAACAATAAGGGGTAATTAATTTATGAAAAATGAACATTACTCCGTTTTACTTAATGAATCCATTGATGCATTAAATATAAAACCAGATGGAATTTATGTGGATCTTACCTTAGGAATGGGTGGACACTCAGAGCAAATTTTAAAAAGATTAACAACGGGTAAACTTTATGCTTTTGATAAAGATGAATTCGCTTTAGAACAAGCAGGAATAAGATTATCAAAAGTCTCAGATAGATACGAGCTAATTAAAAGTGATTTCAAAGAAATAAAATCAGAATTAGCTAAAAGAAATATATACCAAGTTGACGGAATAATTGCTGATTTAGGAATTTCATCACCACAAGTTGATAATTCAGAAAGAGGATTTAGCTATAACAAAGACGCACGATTAGATATGCGAATGGATCAAACACAAGAATTTTCAGCATATGAAGTTGTAAATGGTTACGAATTAACCCAATTGGAAAAGATCCTGATTAATTACGCTGATGTAAAGCTCGCTTACCGAGTTGCGAAAGCCATTTGTGATTCACGCCCAATTGAAACTACAATGCAGCTAGTTGAAATTGTTAAAAGTTGTTACCCAGCAAAAATGCTACGTGCTAAAAATCCAGCTAAAGCAGTTTTTTCAAGCGATAAGAATTGAAGTAAACAATGAACTTGATTCTCTAAAACAAATGCTTAATGATGCATTGAGTCTTCTCAAAACTCAAGCTACACTAGCAATCATTACGTTTCATTCTATCGAGGATAAAATTGTCAAAAACTTTTATGCCAATATTTCTCGTAATGATATTCCTTCAAAGATGCCTATCATGATACAAGATAAGTACTTTGTTAAACAAATAAAGCCTTCAAAGGTTGAATTAGAAGAAAACAAACGTTCACGTAGTGCTAAATTACGCATCGTTCGAAGATTATTTTAGTTAAAAAGCGCATTTAATTATTTTAACTAGTAGAACAATTAACACAGAAAAATATAGGTTTTTTAAAATAAACAACAAAAATAAGTAACGAAATCAAGTAATGAAAATAAACCAAAAATCAGGGAAGGGAGTAAAATATGAATTTCGAAAATCGTTCATTTGATAGACAATCAAATAATATGAACAATAAAATGAAAAATTTCAACAAAGTTGATGCAAATAAATTATCACTTAAAGTAATCGGTGTAGGTGGTGGAGGTAACAACGCTGTTGGAATGACAATTAATGAAAACTTCCCTAATGTAGAATTTTTAGTTGCAAATACTGACTTTGGAGCCTTACATAAGGTTAACTGTAATAATAAAATTCATCTTGGTAAAGATAAAAGAGGATTAGGTGCAGGAAGTAACCCAGAAGTTGGGAGAAATGCAGCACTAGAATCTCTTGAGGATATCACAACAAAGCTAGATAAAGCCGATGTTATTATAATTGCAGCTAGTCTTGGGGGTGGAACCGGAACAGGTGCATCACCAGTTATTGCAGATGCTGCTAGAAAACTTGGAGCTTTAACAATTGCTGTTGTTACAACACCTTTTATTTACGAAGGTACAAGAAAAATGAGAGTAGCGAAAGCTGGTCTTAATGAACTTAAAGAAAAAGTAGATGCTTATATCGTTGTTTCAAACGAAAAACTTATTGAAAAATTCTCATCAGTGCCTGCTGAAGACCTTTTCAAAATGGCTAATGTTTCACTTAAAAACATTATTTTAGCTATTAATGACGCTCTTTATAACACAGGTACAATTAACATTGACTTTGCTGATGTAAAAAGAATTTTATCTAACGGTGGATTAACAGCTGTTGGAATTGGAAAAGGTAACGGAACAGATCGTGCTAAAAAAGCTGTAGATAAAGCGTTCGAACAATGTTTATATGAAAACGATATTACTAACGCAAATAGAGTTTTAATTAACATTACCCATGATTCAAAAACCACACAAGCAGAAATTCGTGATGCGGTTAACCGTGTTTATGAAAAATTTGGAATCGACCCAAAAGCGGAAAATAACCCATTTGAATGTATTGTTGGTCAACAAAAAGTTGAAACACAAGATAAAACTGAATTATTTAAAGTTTCAATTATTGCTACAGCAACATCAAGCGAAAATGTTGCCAAAGACCCATATTCTTTGTCAGTAAGTTCACAAAATAATTATCAAAGTCCAAGCCCGATTTATATTGACGTTAATGAACAACCAGATACAGGAGAGTTCATTCTTGAAGAAGAAAGCGTTGATGTTGAAGGGAAATTAGAACAATCTCTTAAACACCTCGATCAATTTACAGATGGTGATGAAGGTGATGATGATTTTGCAGAAGAATTTAGCGAAGAAGAACAAGGATTTGTCGGATATTCAAGTCAAGATGAAGATGTCATTAGTTTTCCAGAGGAAGAAAATCTTGTTCAAGGACCTGAAATTGAAAGCGATTTATCAGAAACTAAAGAAATTAACGGAATCTTAAATGTGGATGATGATTCCCAAGATAAATGAGACAAACCAGAAAAATTTGATGAAGAAAATGATGACGAAGATTGATTTAACAATAATTATTAATAATTCGATGTCTTAGAAGAATATAATAACCAAAGATAAATTAATCAAACTCAAAAGAAGTATTTAACTAATTTTTAGCAAGCCTAGCTTGCTTTTTTTATACAAAAATTAGCAAAACAATTTAAAATAAATTAATAAAGCTATACCGTTCAAAAATTTGCCATTTTCTAGCTTTATCGAGTTTGTTATTTTATATATTAATTTAAATTAATATATAATTAAAATAATATTATTAAGGAGTAATAAATGAAAACAAGAACCCAATCGAGAATTGAAGTTATTAATGTGATTTATCAACACGAACTTTTAGAAAGAAGTTTAAATATTGAGCAAATTTTTGAAAATCACACAGAATTAGATCAGTATCAAATTCAACTTTTACAAAAAATTGCTAATAACTATCAATTTTTAAAATCAACTTTAATTAAGCTTTTTAACACAAACTGACAATGAGAAAGAGTAAGTCCGCTTGTAAGAGCGATTTTAATTAATGCAGCAGCTGAAATGTTCTCAATCCAACCTAAAATTGTAATTAATGAAGCTGTTAATATTACTAAGTTATTTTTAGGAAATGACAAAGATGAACCTAATTCAAAAGCTGCTAAGCTTTACAAATTCGTTAATGCTATTCTCGAAAATTACTACAAACTTTTAGTTAAATTAGAAGTTGATGCAATTAAAATGGATCAAGCTGAAAATGAAGAAATTCACAAGTAAAATCACAAGCCGGATTGCAACTGCCCTTAGACGTTTTAAATACAAAATTTATTTTTTGATGTGAAAAAGAAAGATTATTTACTGCCTTAATATCTTTAAATCATTTGGTGTTATTGATTTTGATTTTAAAGACAACATTAATGATTTTTTCTCAAAAAATAAATGACCATCAATTAACGAATTTGTGATCGATTTTAGAAAAACGTTCATAATTATCAAGGAAGATCAATATTTAAGCCTTGTAGATAATTTTTTATTTTATGTTTTTTACGAGCTTACTTATCGCGCTTTTAAAAAACAAATTAAATTACCATTTTTTAAAATGCAGCCATATAGCAATAAAACTCAAAATGTTATTCCTACAAATAATTTAAAAAGATCTTATTATTACAATTTTTTAGATCAAATTCGAACTTATCCATTTTTTGATAATCAAAAAATTATATTAATTTTAAGAAAGATAAAATAAAGATGATTGACAATACTAAAATTCGTAAAAGCTTTCCAGTTGCAAATCAAATCACTTATTTTGATAGTGCAGCGCTAGTTTTAAAACCGCAAGTTGCTATTGACGCAATGACTAATTTTTACCAAAATATCAGCATTTCTTCAAGAACTGCCGATACATCGAGGGGTAATTTGGTTAATCAAACAATCATTAAGGTCAGAAAAATGGTAGCTAATTTACTTGATGGACAAACCGAAGAGATTATTTTTACCAGTGGAACAACTGAGTCAATTAACCTTTTTTGTTATATGTACCAAGAGCAAGTTGGTAAAGGAGATGTGATTTTAGTTAGTGCTTATAATCACTCTTCAAATATTATCCCATGGCTTGAACTTGGAAAAAGAAGCGGGGCTAAAATTATTATTTCTGAAAATTTAATTGATGATTATGATAAGCATCAGCCTAAATTAGTCTCAATTAGCCATGAAACCAATAACTTTCATATCGATTATGATTTAGATTTATTAGTAAGTAAAACTCAGCAAGATGGAGTTATTTTATTTTGTGATGCTGCTCAATCCATTTCACATCAAAAAGTATCTTTAGATGTTTTTGATGTGATCGTTTTAGCACCAACAAGTTTTATGGACCTACTGGAATGGGTGTTTTAGCGGTTAAATCGAACCTTCTTAAAAACCTAAAACCCGCTAAATTTGGGGGTGGATCAGTTAGTGCGATCCAAAAAAATGGAATTTGAATTGCTCGTAATGGAGCTAACTTCTTTGAACCAGGAACTCCTGATATTGCTGGATTTTTCATGTTTGAAAAATCTTTAGAATTCTTTAATTCGGTAGGATATGAGCAAACTCAAGCAATTTTAACTGATTTAAGCAACTACTTGCATAAGAAATTGTCTGAACTTGAAAATGTAGCACTTTTTTCTAAACCAGGTGATTTTATTGCTTTAATTAACGTTAAAGATGTTAATGCACAAGATGTAGCCACATATCTTGGAACTAAAGAAATATATACAATTGCAGGGATTTTCTGTGCTCCGTATTTAAGAAATATCAAAGATTCTTATTCATATTTAAGAATTTCTCTAGGTATTTACAATAATTATGAAGATATTGACAAATTAGTTGAAGCAATTGCAAATGGAGGTGATTTTTATGCATTTTAATCCAAATGATGCCCGTGAAATTATAATGTCAAATTACAAAAAAGCTAAAGAACACAAAAATGTGTTTCATTTTGTCAGCGAAACATGTAGCGATGACATTTTTCTTTATGCTAAATTTGAAATGATGTGTTAGTTGATTATGATTATACAGCCAAAGGGTGTTCTGTGTTTCTTTCAGCAACTGAGATGTTTTTAAACCTTGTAAAAAATAAAACAAGAAGCCAAATTAAAGAGCTTTATGCACTTTTTGATCAATTTATTAATCAAGAAAACCTTACAGAAGAGCAAGTGACATCTCTTGGAGATTTATGAGTTTTCTTTAACGTAAAAACTCATTTAAATAGAGTTGCTTGTGCTTTATTAACACCAAAAAACCTTGAAAAACTTTAGTAATAAACCAGTCATTTTTCATATTGATTTTGACTCATATTTTGTAAGTGCTGTAAGAGTTTTAAAGCCATTTTTAAATGGCAAACCAGTTGCCATTGCTTATAACCGTCCTAATGCTATTTCGGTGTCAGTGAGCTATGAATTAAAAGTTTTGGGTGTTAAAACAACTGATAAAGTTGTTGATATTAAAAAGAAAGTTCCAAATGTAGTAGTTGAAGAACCAAGGTTTGATTTTTTTAATACTTTGTCAAACAAAATTTTTAACTACCTTGGAGATAAATATTCTGAAAAATTGCTTGTAGCTTCAATTGATGAATGCTACCTTGAAGTTTCACATTTAGTTTCAAATGAGCAGCAAGCAAAAGAACTTGCTTTCAAAATTCAATCTCAAATTATGAAGCTTTTTAAAATTCCAATTACCATTGGAATTTCGCATAGTAAGTTCTTTGCAAAAATGACTACAAACATTTCCAAACCTTTTGGAATTGGTTATACAGACGAAAATAACTACCAAGATCAGTTTTTTAGTCTTCCAATTAAAGAGTATCACGGAATAGGAAAAGCTAGCGTAATTAAGCTTAAAAAGCTAGGGATTGAAAAAATTGGTGATTTGATGAATTTTTCCAAAGA
This genomic window from Mycoplasmopsis gallinacea contains:
- a CDS encoding transcription antitermination protein NusB; amino-acid sequence: MKTRTQSRIEVINVIYQHELLERSLNIEQIFENHTELDQYQIQLLQKIANNYQFLKSTLIKLFNTNWQWERVSPLVRAILINAAAEMFSIQPKIVINEAVNITKLFLGNDKDEPNSKAAKLYKFVNAILENYYKLLVKLEVDAIKMDQAENEEIHK
- a CDS encoding division/cell wall cluster transcriptional repressor MraZ, translating into MFGRHNRNLDDKYRVVLPSPFKEELGEKFYLTIGLDKNVEIRSQDVFNQYINILNGKSEFDKNVRILKRFILGNTFEIELDKQGRISLPKHIIDSLALKKEVVFIGTGSIVELWSKEVLEEHESSISNDELSNIAQLLSQQ
- a CDS encoding cell division protein FtsZ, giving the protein MNFENRSFDRQSNNMNNKMKNFNKVDANKLSLKVIGVGGGGNNAVGMTINENFPNVEFLVANTDFGALHKVNCNNKIHLGKDKRGLGAGSNPEVGRNAALESLEDITTKLDKADVIIIAASLGGGTGTGASPVIADAARKLGALTIAVVTTPFIYEGTRKMRVAKAGLNELKEKVDAYIVVSNEKLIEKFSSVPAEDLFKMANVSLKNIILAINDALYNTGTINIDFADVKRILSNGGLTAVGIGKGNGTDRAKKAVDKAFEQCLYENDITNANRVLINITHDSKTTQAEIRDAVNRVYEKFGIDPKAENNPFECIVGQQKVETQDKTELFKVSIIATATSSENVAKDPYSLSVSSQNNYQSPSPIYIDVNEQPDTGEFILEEESVDVEGKLEQSLKHLDQFTDGDEGDDDFAEEFSEEEQGFVGYSSQDEDVISFPEEENLVQGPEIESDLSETKEINGILNVDDDSQDKWDKPEKFDEENDDEDWFNNNY
- a CDS encoding aminotransferase class V-fold PLP-dependent enzyme, whose translation is MIDNTKIRKSFPVANQITYFDSAALVLKPQVAIDAMTNFYQNISISSRTADTSRGNLVNQTIIKVRKMVANLLDGQTEEIIFTSGTTESINLFCYMYQEQVGKGDVILVSAYNHSSNIIPWLELGKRSGAKIIISENLIDDYDKHQPKLVSISHETNNFHIDYDLDLLVSKTQQDGVILFCDAAQSISHQKVSLDVFDVIVLAPTSFMDLLEWVF
- a CDS encoding aminotransferase class V-fold PLP-dependent enzyme, with the protein product MGVLAVKSNLLKNLKPAKFGGGSVSAIQKNGIWIARNGANFFEPGTPDIAGFFMFEKSLEFFNSVGYEQTQAILTDLSNYLHKKLSELENVALFSKPGDFIALINVKDVNAQDVATYLGTKEIYTIAGIFCAPYLRNIKDSYSYLRISLGIYNNYEDIDKLVEAIANGGDFYAF
- a CDS encoding Y-family DNA polymerase produces the protein MKNFSNKPVIFHIDFDSYFVSAVRVLKPFLNGKPVAIAYNRPNAISVSVSYELKVLGVKTTDKVVDIKKKVPNVVVEEPRFDFFNTLSNKIFNYLGDKYSEKLLVASIDECYLEVSHLVSNEQQAKELAFKIQSQIMKLFKIPITIGISHSKFFAKMTTNISKPFGIGYTDENNYQDQFFSLPIKEYHGIGKASVIKLKKLGIEKIGDLMNFSKDSLELKNIFGINIIKIFENLDPKIMDTISNDFEEEKSIGKEITFEKIW